The Atribacteraceae bacterium genome has a segment encoding these proteins:
- a CDS encoding glycosyltransferase family 4 protein → MAKVLVVSHYAPTLVNFRGVLIRSMTEAGHKVVALGPEPGYGEALEALGARYRQYPLERTGLNPLHDYGTLRSLVRIIREESPEIVFSYAVKPVIYGSKAAGACRVPGIYSMITGLGYAFGAGDWKRMMVTALVCNMYRRSLRLNRAVFFQNPDDRDLFVRLGLLPEGAPPVLVNGSGVDLDRFYWVPPPPPPLTFLLVARLLRDKGIGEFVAAARVLKRRYPAADFQMLGPLDPNPTALRREEVENWSREGIIRYLGETRDVRPFLERAHVFVLPSYREGTPRSVLEAMAVGRPVITTAAPGCRETVRPGENGWLVPVQNVTKLVEAMDFFLQNPERILVMGQASRRIAEEKYDVRQVNQVLMRTMGLGSHDG, encoded by the coding sequence GTGGCCAAAGTCCTCGTCGTTTCCCATTACGCGCCGACTCTCGTGAACTTCCGGGGGGTTCTCATTCGGTCGATGACCGAGGCCGGGCATAAAGTGGTAGCCCTGGGTCCGGAACCGGGATATGGGGAAGCCCTGGAAGCCCTGGGTGCGCGGTACCGGCAGTATCCCCTGGAGCGAACCGGGCTAAATCCCCTTCACGATTACGGCACCCTCCGTTCCCTGGTTCGGATAATCCGGGAGGAAAGCCCGGAGATAGTGTTTTCGTACGCGGTAAAACCGGTCATCTACGGGTCGAAGGCGGCGGGAGCCTGCCGGGTTCCCGGTATCTATTCGATGATCACCGGTTTGGGGTATGCCTTCGGGGCGGGCGACTGGAAGAGGATGATGGTCACGGCGCTGGTGTGTAATATGTACCGGCGTTCCCTCCGGTTGAATCGAGCGGTGTTTTTCCAGAATCCCGACGACCGGGACCTCTTTGTCCGACTTGGTCTGCTACCCGAAGGAGCGCCTCCGGTGCTGGTCAACGGTTCCGGGGTGGATCTTGACCGTTTTTACTGGGTCCCCCCCCCGCCGCCGCCTTTGACCTTTCTCCTGGTTGCTCGGTTGCTCCGGGACAAGGGGATCGGGGAGTTTGTCGCGGCCGCCCGAGTGTTGAAAAGACGTTATCCCGCAGCGGACTTCCAGATGCTCGGACCGCTCGATCCCAATCCTACGGCGTTACGGAGAGAGGAGGTCGAGAACTGGTCCAGGGAGGGAATTATCCGGTACCTGGGGGAAACCCGCGATGTACGTCCCTTCCTGGAACGGGCCCACGTTTTTGTCCTCCCCTCCTACCGGGAGGGCACTCCCCGCTCGGTACTCGAGGCCATGGCCGTGGGACGGCCGGTGATTACCACCGCTGCGCCGGGTTGTCGGGAGACGGTTCGCCCCGGAGAAAACGGTTGGCTGGTCCCGGTACAAAACGTCACGAAACTGGTCGAGGCGATGGACTTCTTTCTCCAGAACCCGGAACGGATATTGGTAATGGGTCAGGCTTCCCGGCGAATCGCCGAGGAGAAGTATGATGTCAGGCAGGTGAACCAAGTTCTGATGCGCACGATGGGGCTGGGGTCGCATGATGGTTGA
- a CDS encoding NAD-dependent epimerase/dehydratase family protein produces the protein MSNYLVTGCAGFIGSVVTERLLRDGHTVTGVDNLNDYYDIRLKEYRLARLRDQVGLRDVRGDIEDRASLRKVFEEGGAFDAVVNLAARTGVRASLRDPGSYLATNVMGTLHLLELSREYGVPKFVLASTSSLYAGQKMPFREELPVNTPISPYAVSKKGAEILAYTWHYLYGIDVSVVRYFTVYGPAGRPDMSIFRFIRWIAEGETVVLFGDGTQSRDFTYVEDVARGTVAALRRVGFATVNLGSDSPHTLNEVIGRIEKLAGKQAVIEHRDFPRTDVPATWAHIGKARELLGWQPEVSLGEGLRRTVEWYLEHRGFAKTLSLDEFPGRC, from the coding sequence GTGTCTAACTACTTGGTGACCGGTTGCGCGGGATTTATCGGAAGCGTCGTGACGGAGCGACTCTTGCGGGATGGCCATACAGTGACGGGGGTCGACAATCTGAACGACTATTACGACATCCGCCTGAAAGAGTATCGGCTGGCCCGCTTGCGGGATCAGGTGGGGTTACGGGATGTTCGGGGAGACATCGAGGACAGGGCATCCCTGCGGAAGGTTTTTGAAGAAGGCGGAGCCTTCGATGCGGTGGTGAATCTGGCGGCTCGGACGGGGGTCCGGGCCAGTCTACGCGATCCGGGAAGTTACCTGGCCACCAATGTGATGGGCACTCTCCATCTGCTGGAATTGAGCCGGGAATACGGAGTGCCCAAATTTGTCCTCGCGTCGACCTCTTCACTATACGCTGGGCAAAAAATGCCCTTCCGGGAGGAACTCCCGGTCAACACTCCCATTTCCCCCTATGCGGTGAGCAAGAAAGGAGCGGAAATACTGGCCTACACCTGGCATTATCTGTACGGGATCGATGTATCGGTAGTGAGGTATTTTACTGTCTACGGGCCGGCCGGACGGCCGGACATGAGCATCTTCCGCTTTATCAGGTGGATTGCTGAGGGGGAGACGGTGGTGCTTTTCGGAGATGGAACCCAGAGCCGGGACTTCACTTATGTGGAGGACGTCGCCCGGGGGACCGTCGCGGCATTGCGGAGAGTGGGCTTTGCAACTGTCAACTTGGGTTCGGATAGCCCCCATACTCTTAACGAAGTGATCGGTCGGATCGAGAAGCTGGCCGGGAAGCAGGCAGTGATCGAACACCGGGATTTTCCCCGAACTGACGTTCCCGCCACTTGGGCCCATATTGGTAAGGCCAGGGAGCTTTTGGGCTGGCAGCCGGAGGTTTCTCTCGGTGAGGGATTGCGGCGGACAGTTGAGTGGTATCTGGAACACCGCGGCTTTGCGAAAACACTGTCTCTGGACGAGTTCCCCGGGCGGTGTTAG